Proteins from a genomic interval of Fluviispira vulneris:
- a CDS encoding tyrosine-type recombinase/integrase: MDLFCDYVTEWIGSLNERYSAQTIRSYSRIARKHFKHFAEMQLENVSPALLLKYLVIKATQDKRKFKTTKNILSTFSAYCDFLLCRGLIEKNPCVDETLLSRLRAHYRTARDKVQKRMYALSVPHAVLLLQRAYCKGYQFGLATETLLCTGLRLGELAGLEINDVSLTHIVVCRAFDPEGKQMQMSAKWGSNGSVPIPAHLGEKLELFFKSRKRAGDESTCAFPYVRARADVFSKRIGKISDDLGLPHTTAHVLRRTALTWLVAEGIPLAVVQAVARHSTSAMTEKYIDKRQVDSTGATEAIARRLGSDRRLTAVGGD, from the coding sequence ATGGATTTATTTTGTGATTATGTAACGGAGTGGATTGGAAGTTTAAACGAGAGGTATTCGGCTCAGACGATACGAAGTTATTCGAGAATAGCACGGAAGCACTTTAAACATTTTGCAGAAATGCAACTAGAAAATGTGAGTCCCGCACTACTCCTCAAATATCTGGTTATCAAAGCAACGCAGGATAAGCGTAAGTTTAAAACGACAAAAAACATTCTGTCAACGTTTTCGGCTTACTGTGATTTTTTACTTTGTCGAGGGCTGATAGAGAAGAATCCGTGTGTAGACGAAACTCTACTTTCGAGACTGCGGGCGCATTACAGAACCGCAAGGGACAAAGTACAAAAGCGAATGTACGCGCTGAGTGTCCCACACGCTGTCCTATTACTGCAGCGAGCATACTGTAAAGGTTACCAGTTCGGCCTTGCTACTGAAACGTTGCTGTGTACTGGGCTTCGACTTGGTGAGCTTGCGGGGCTTGAGATAAACGATGTGTCACTTACGCACATTGTAGTCTGTAGAGCTTTTGACCCTGAAGGCAAGCAAATGCAGATGTCGGCGAAATGGGGCAGCAATGGCAGCGTACCCATTCCCGCACACCTCGGCGAAAAGCTGGAGCTTTTTTTTAAAAGCAGAAAGCGCGCCGGAGACGAAAGTACTTGTGCATTCCCATATGTGCGAGCCCGTGCTGATGTATTTTCTAAACGTATTGGTAAAATATCAGACGACTTAGGATTGCCGCACACTACCGCACACGTACTCAGGAGAACCGCGTTAACTTGGCTTGTCGCTGAAGGCATTCCTCTCGCTGTGGTTCAGGCTGTCGCAAGACACAGTACTTCGGCGATGACGGAAAAGTACATAGATAAAAGGCAAGTGGATTCGACGGGAGCAACCGAAGCGATTGCGCGACGGCTAGGTAGTGACCGACGGCTCACGGCGGTGGGTGGCGACTGA